The following coding sequences are from one Arthrobacter crystallopoietes window:
- a CDS encoding DUF4031 domain-containing protein, with amino-acid sequence MAILIDPPLWPAHGTHFSHLVSDSSLDQLHEFAAAAGVPRRAFDLDHYDVPAERHAELVARGALAVSGGELVRRLIASGLRVPARRRPGKLEHVLLQHWNALLPDRERLGRELIARWGEKHRRYHDHSHLLAVIEALRTLQDHGERPGTESRAVWLAAWFHDAVYNGVAGKDEEDSAALARGKLADAGCRLEEVAETARLVLLTAHHAPADSDASGALLCDADLSVLGSPPDTYDRYLAAVRQEYAHVGDADFVAGRTAVVRRLLALEPLYRTATARRLWLAQARQNLRAELAAA; translated from the coding sequence GTGGCAATTCTTATTGATCCCCCGCTGTGGCCGGCCCACGGAACGCATTTTTCGCACCTGGTCTCGGACTCCTCATTGGATCAGCTGCACGAGTTTGCGGCCGCCGCCGGAGTCCCCCGCCGGGCCTTTGATCTGGACCATTACGATGTTCCAGCCGAGCGGCATGCGGAACTTGTCGCCCGGGGTGCCTTGGCCGTTTCCGGCGGTGAGCTGGTGCGTCGGCTGATCGCCAGCGGACTGCGGGTGCCGGCGCGCCGCAGACCCGGAAAGCTGGAGCACGTACTGCTGCAGCATTGGAATGCTCTGCTGCCTGATCGGGAGCGTCTGGGCCGGGAGCTCATTGCCAGATGGGGCGAGAAGCACCGGCGCTACCACGATCACTCGCATCTGCTCGCGGTCATTGAGGCCCTGCGCACCCTTCAGGATCATGGCGAGCGGCCGGGCACGGAATCCCGGGCGGTCTGGCTGGCCGCGTGGTTCCACGACGCCGTCTACAACGGAGTGGCAGGCAAGGATGAAGAAGATTCGGCGGCACTGGCACGCGGGAAGCTGGCCGACGCAGGCTGCCGACTTGAGGAGGTCGCTGAGACGGCCCGTCTGGTGCTGCTGACAGCGCATCACGCTCCGGCTGATAGCGACGCGTCCGGTGCCTTGCTGTGCGATGCAGACCTGTCGGTTCTCGGCAGCCCTCCGGACACCTACGACCGCTACCTCGCCGCAGTCCGGCAAGAGTATGCGCACGTCGGTGACGCTGATTTCGTAGCTGGCCGCACCGCCGTCGTCCGCCGGTTGCTGGCCTTGGAGCCGTTGTACCGGACGGCCACCGCCCGCAGGCTCTGGCTGGCCCAGGCCCGGCAGAACCTGCGCGCCGAACTGGCCGCGGCTTAA
- a CDS encoding RNase H family protein codes for MTITAAADGSALGNPGPAGWAWYIDENSWAAGGWPHGTNNQGELMAVLDLFRATEHLPEESLHILCDSQYVINCITKWMPGWKRKGWRKADGKAVLNVDLLKQIDQVIKGRSYKFEWVKGHAGHDLNEAADVRARAVALAFQNGSVIPHGPGFQGRAASAAADTPAVAQSAVRVAEPRLPQRADSPESPEPDLFSELEDFSAEDTQEPVEELIVRLEQELLSPGTRADFGRLAVLLHPDFTEIGQSGRMWTRDDTISALQGDPETEATVEVFAAERLGEDSVLLTYRSSSRTGSALRSSLWLREGEQWRLRFHQGTPEQS; via the coding sequence ATGACGATTACTGCTGCCGCCGACGGCTCTGCCCTCGGCAACCCGGGCCCTGCCGGCTGGGCCTGGTACATTGACGAAAATTCCTGGGCAGCCGGAGGCTGGCCGCACGGAACCAACAACCAGGGCGAGCTCATGGCGGTGCTCGATTTGTTCCGTGCCACGGAACACTTGCCGGAAGAGTCCCTGCACATCCTCTGCGACAGCCAGTACGTCATCAACTGCATCACCAAATGGATGCCGGGCTGGAAGCGCAAGGGCTGGCGCAAGGCCGATGGGAAAGCTGTGCTTAACGTTGACCTCCTCAAGCAGATCGACCAGGTCATTAAGGGCCGCAGTTACAAGTTCGAATGGGTGAAGGGCCACGCAGGGCATGACCTGAACGAGGCTGCCGATGTCCGCGCCCGGGCTGTTGCCTTGGCTTTCCAAAACGGATCGGTGATTCCTCACGGGCCCGGCTTCCAAGGGCGAGCGGCCTCAGCCGCCGCTGATACTCCCGCCGTCGCCCAATCGGCCGTCCGGGTTGCGGAGCCGCGCCTGCCTCAGCGGGCCGACAGCCCGGAGAGCCCGGAGCCCGATCTGTTCTCAGAGCTGGAGGACTTCTCCGCGGAGGACACCCAGGAACCTGTCGAGGAACTGATCGTCAGGCTGGAACAGGAACTCCTCAGCCCCGGCACGCGAGCCGACTTCGGACGTCTTGCTGTGCTCCTGCACCCGGACTTCACCGAGATTGGGCAGTCGGGCCGGATGTGGACCAGGGACGACACGATCAGTGCGCTCCAGGGAGATCCGGAGACGGAAGCAACCGTGGAGGTCTTCGCCGCTGAACGGCTTGGCGAAGACAGCGTCCTGCTGACCTACCGCAGCAGCTCGCGGACGGGTTCGGCTCTGCGCAGCTCACTGTGGCTCCGCGAGGGGGAACAGTGGCGGCTGCGGTTCCATCAGGGAACGCCGGAACAGAGCTGA
- a CDS encoding WXG100 family type VII secretion target: MAVFHVDSEALNAKSMAVQGTIGRLQAEVNTMQSGLRELESLWTGSASANFQQLITDWRATQLKVEESLASINTALAQASQQYAQAEEANARMFMA, from the coding sequence ATGGCTGTATTCCATGTGGACAGTGAGGCCTTGAACGCTAAGAGCATGGCGGTCCAGGGCACCATCGGCCGGCTGCAGGCCGAGGTAAACACCATGCAGTCCGGGCTGCGGGAATTGGAATCATTGTGGACGGGCTCCGCTTCCGCGAACTTCCAGCAGTTGATCACTGACTGGCGTGCAACGCAGCTGAAGGTTGAAGAGTCCCTGGCCAGCATCAATACGGCGCTTGCCCAAGCATCGCAGCAGTATGCTCAGGCCGAAGAAGCCAACGCACGTATGTTCATGGCGTGA
- a CDS encoding sensor histidine kinase, with protein MAATIALTSALTIHFLRNDLVNRLDETLKANAGSMSIALLSPSGAVPLGDYHGLMLLPNGGIAKETPQTSEDVPALQKWTYADVRQQGGEFWYTVESKDPDRPHWRAYVYTLQNQLGTVTIAASYEEVETTVETATALSLLLGLFATAAASIIAWLAITRAFKPLSTVEKTAAAIAAGDLTRRVEVRNPNTEIGKLSSSLNAMLAHIETAFAGRAASEKRMRQFVADASHELRTPLVTIRGFSELYRHGALQTQDDVGAAMGRIESEATRMGQLVEDLLTLARVDEARPLEAKPLDLLLLGNDAAMDARASAPDRDIKVIGLDGAGAQPAPIVGDEGRLRQVVANLMTNALRYTPEGSPIEIAVGVEPVIDDKKDSVIEVRDHGPGISEEEAARVFERFYRADSSRYRETGGTGLGLAIVAALVAQHDGTVRLLDTEGGGATMSIRIPYEPAPDDDRSVFEYN; from the coding sequence ATGGCCGCTACCATCGCACTGACGTCGGCGCTGACTATCCATTTCCTGAGAAACGACCTCGTCAACCGATTGGACGAAACGCTCAAGGCTAATGCCGGAAGCATGAGTATCGCACTGTTGTCCCCTTCAGGGGCAGTTCCGCTCGGAGACTACCACGGGCTGATGCTTCTTCCTAATGGCGGCATTGCCAAGGAAACTCCTCAGACCAGTGAAGATGTTCCCGCCCTTCAAAAATGGACGTATGCCGACGTGCGTCAACAAGGGGGAGAGTTTTGGTACACCGTCGAAAGCAAGGATCCGGACCGTCCTCATTGGCGAGCCTACGTATATACCCTGCAAAATCAACTCGGCACGGTGACGATTGCGGCCTCGTATGAGGAGGTGGAAACAACGGTCGAGACGGCCACGGCGCTGAGTCTTCTGCTCGGATTGTTCGCGACGGCGGCGGCGTCCATCATCGCCTGGTTGGCAATCACGCGAGCGTTTAAACCCCTGAGCACAGTCGAAAAAACTGCAGCAGCCATCGCCGCCGGGGATCTGACCCGCCGTGTCGAAGTGCGTAACCCGAACACGGAGATCGGCAAGCTTTCCAGTTCGCTCAACGCTATGCTCGCCCACATCGAAACCGCCTTCGCCGGCCGCGCAGCTTCCGAAAAGCGGATGCGGCAGTTCGTCGCGGACGCTTCCCACGAACTGCGCACCCCTCTGGTGACCATCCGCGGTTTCTCCGAGCTCTACCGCCACGGGGCCTTGCAGACCCAGGACGACGTCGGCGCGGCCATGGGCAGGATCGAGAGCGAGGCCACCCGAATGGGCCAGCTCGTGGAAGACCTCCTCACGCTCGCGCGCGTGGACGAAGCCCGTCCGTTGGAGGCAAAGCCATTGGACCTGCTGCTGCTCGGAAACGATGCGGCCATGGACGCCCGCGCAAGCGCTCCGGACCGGGACATCAAAGTCATCGGGCTCGACGGTGCCGGGGCCCAGCCTGCGCCGATCGTTGGGGACGAAGGCAGACTGCGTCAGGTCGTCGCCAACCTGATGACCAATGCACTTCGCTACACGCCTGAGGGATCGCCCATCGAAATCGCGGTCGGTGTTGAACCGGTCATCGACGACAAGAAGGACTCCGTGATCGAGGTCCGCGACCATGGTCCCGGGATATCGGAGGAAGAAGCGGCCAGGGTGTTCGAACGCTTCTACCGCGCGGATTCCTCACGCTACCGCGAGACCGGCGGTACCGGACTTGGCCTGGCCATCGTCGCGGCACTGGTCGCCCAGCATGACGGCACGGTGCGATTGCTCGACACGGAAGGCGGCGGGGCGACCATGTCCATACGGATTCCCTATGAGCCAGCGCCCGACGACGACCGCAGCGTCTTCGAATACAACTGA
- a CDS encoding response regulator transcription factor, with protein sequence MKKNEPEAKLLVVDDEPNIRELLSTSLRFAGFEVVAAANGRDALAAAEEHNPDLAVLDVMLPDMDGFTVTRRLRAAGRHFPVVFLTARDDTDDKVTGLTVGGDDYVTKPFSLDEVVARIRAVLRRTQPLLEDDAVIQVDDLELDDDAHEVRRGGLVIDLSPTEFKLLRYLMLNPNRVLSKAQILDHVWEYDFNGDASIVESYISYLRRKIDANPEAPALIQTKRGVGYLLRTAEKR encoded by the coding sequence GTGAAGAAAAACGAACCTGAAGCAAAACTGCTCGTAGTTGACGACGAACCGAACATTCGGGAACTTCTTTCAACCTCCCTGCGCTTTGCCGGGTTCGAAGTTGTTGCCGCCGCAAACGGCCGTGACGCCCTCGCCGCTGCTGAGGAACACAACCCTGACCTCGCGGTGCTGGATGTCATGCTGCCGGATATGGACGGGTTCACCGTGACCCGCCGGTTGCGCGCGGCCGGTCGCCACTTCCCGGTCGTCTTCCTCACGGCCCGCGATGACACCGATGACAAAGTCACCGGCCTGACCGTCGGTGGCGACGACTATGTCACCAAGCCGTTCAGCCTGGACGAGGTGGTGGCCCGGATCCGTGCCGTGCTGCGCCGAACCCAGCCGCTGCTCGAAGACGACGCCGTCATCCAGGTTGACGACCTGGAACTCGACGACGATGCGCACGAAGTCCGCCGGGGCGGACTGGTCATCGACCTCTCCCCCACCGAATTCAAGCTGCTGCGCTACCTGATGCTGAACCCGAACCGCGTGCTGTCCAAGGCGCAGATCCTGGATCACGTCTGGGAGTATGACTTTAACGGCGACGCGTCCATCGTGGAGTCCTACATCTCCTACCTGCGCCGGAAGATCGACGCCAATCCCGAGGCTCCGGCACTCATTCAGACCAAGCGTGGTGTGGGGTACCTGCTGCGCACAGCAGAAAAGCGCTGA
- a CDS encoding class I SAM-dependent methyltransferase, producing MDAEKVVAEHYGKPDLENAILAGVAAVGLDPDHFEPDDLAAVDHFHVGGAEAAENVARGAGIGSGMRVLDIGSGIGGPARLFAHRFGATVHGVDLTPSFVATAQSLTRRCGLSGQVSFSQASGLDLPFSDGEFDAATMMHVGMNVEHKDALFREVHRVLRHGGVFAVYDIMVTGEGEPQFPLPWAANAETSFLRSPLDYERELEEAGFAVTGERNRHGFALEFLTRAQARLADNDPRLAGMQMVLGPEGLVRMGHLAQAIRAGTLAPVEIFSQRDGV from the coding sequence GTGGACGCTGAAAAAGTTGTCGCCGAGCATTACGGGAAGCCGGATCTGGAGAATGCCATCCTCGCGGGGGTAGCCGCCGTCGGCCTCGATCCGGACCATTTCGAGCCGGATGATCTGGCCGCGGTGGACCACTTCCATGTCGGCGGTGCCGAAGCTGCCGAAAACGTGGCCCGCGGTGCCGGCATCGGCAGCGGCATGCGGGTTTTGGACATCGGCTCGGGCATCGGCGGACCGGCACGCCTGTTCGCGCACCGGTTCGGCGCCACAGTACACGGCGTGGATCTCACTCCGTCCTTCGTGGCCACGGCCCAATCCCTGACCCGACGCTGCGGCCTGAGCGGCCAGGTCAGTTTCTCCCAGGCCAGCGGCCTGGACCTCCCCTTCAGCGACGGCGAATTCGACGCCGCAACCATGATGCACGTCGGCATGAATGTCGAACACAAGGACGCCTTGTTCCGGGAAGTGCACCGCGTGCTCAGGCACGGCGGGGTCTTCGCTGTCTACGACATCATGGTCACCGGGGAGGGCGAACCGCAGTTTCCCCTGCCATGGGCCGCCAACGCAGAAACGTCCTTCCTCCGTTCGCCCCTGGACTATGAACGGGAGCTGGAGGAAGCCGGTTTCGCGGTGACCGGCGAGCGCAACCGGCACGGCTTTGCGTTGGAATTCCTGACCCGTGCACAGGCCCGGCTGGCTGACAACGATCCTCGGCTGGCCGGGATGCAGATGGTGCTAGGGCCGGAAGGACTGGTCCGGATGGGACATCTGGCCCAAGCGATCCGCGCGGGAACGCTCGCTCCGGTAGAAATTTTCAGCCAGCGGGATGGGGTCTGA
- a CDS encoding DNA repair helicase XPB, producing MADGPLIVQSDKTILLEVDHGQATEARHAIAAFAELERAPEHMHSYRITPLGLWNARAAGLDAEQVLDTLLQYSRFPVPHALLIDIEETMSRYGRLRLEKDPQHGLVLRTDDYPVLEEVMHAKKIQPLLGPRIDGETTVVHSSQRGQLKQLLLKLGWPAEDLAGYVDGTPHPIALEENGWKLRPYQQVATENFWAGGSGVVVLPCGAGKTLVGAAAMATSQTTTLILVTNTVSARQWKDELLKRTTLTEDEIGEYSGSLKEVRPVTIATYQVLTLRRGGLYPHLELVDNNDWGLIIYDEVHLLPAPIFRMTADLQARRRLGLTATLVREDGREGEVFSLIGPKRYDAPWKDIEAQGYIAPADCVEVRVDLPRDERTAYAMADDADKYRLCATSDTKNAVVERLVAHHKGEQLLVIGQYIDQLDELAERLDAPLIKGETSVKERQRLFDEFRSGSLHTLVVSKVANFSIDLPEAAVAIQVSGSFGSRQEEAQRLGRLLRPKSDGRAARFYTVVARETLDQDFAAKRQRFLAEQGYAYTILDAKDIGKTGS from the coding sequence ATGGCTGACGGGCCACTGATCGTCCAGAGCGACAAGACCATCCTGCTGGAGGTGGATCACGGGCAGGCCACCGAGGCGCGCCACGCCATCGCCGCCTTCGCCGAACTCGAGCGCGCGCCGGAGCATATGCACAGCTACCGGATCACGCCGCTGGGCCTGTGGAATGCGCGCGCGGCGGGCTTGGATGCCGAACAGGTGCTGGACACTTTGCTGCAGTATTCGCGCTTCCCCGTGCCGCACGCGCTGCTGATCGACATCGAAGAGACGATGTCCCGGTACGGGCGGCTGCGGCTGGAAAAGGACCCGCAGCACGGGCTGGTGCTGCGCACCGACGACTACCCGGTGCTTGAGGAAGTCATGCACGCCAAGAAGATCCAGCCATTGCTCGGCCCGCGGATCGACGGCGAGACCACCGTGGTGCATTCCTCGCAGCGCGGCCAGCTCAAGCAGTTGCTGCTCAAGCTCGGCTGGCCCGCCGAGGATCTCGCCGGCTACGTGGACGGCACGCCGCATCCGATCGCGCTGGAGGAAAACGGCTGGAAGCTCCGCCCGTACCAGCAGGTTGCTACGGAGAACTTCTGGGCGGGTGGTTCCGGCGTCGTCGTTCTTCCCTGCGGTGCGGGCAAAACGCTGGTAGGCGCCGCGGCGATGGCCACGAGCCAGACCACCACGCTGATCCTGGTGACCAACACGGTCTCCGCGCGGCAGTGGAAGGACGAGCTGCTCAAGCGCACCACGCTCACCGAGGACGAGATCGGCGAGTACTCGGGCTCGCTCAAGGAAGTGCGCCCGGTAACCATCGCGACGTACCAAGTGCTTACGCTGCGTCGCGGCGGGCTCTATCCACACCTGGAGCTGGTGGACAACAATGACTGGGGCCTGATCATCTACGACGAGGTGCACCTGCTCCCGGCGCCGATCTTCCGGATGACCGCGGATCTACAGGCCCGGCGGCGGCTCGGTCTCACGGCGACGCTGGTGCGCGAGGACGGCCGCGAGGGCGAGGTGTTCTCGCTGATCGGCCCCAAGCGCTACGACGCCCCGTGGAAGGACATCGAGGCGCAGGGCTACATCGCGCCGGCGGACTGCGTGGAGGTGCGGGTGGATCTGCCGCGCGACGAGCGTACGGCGTATGCAATGGCCGACGACGCCGACAAGTACCGTCTCTGTGCGACGTCCGATACCAAGAACGCCGTGGTGGAACGGCTGGTGGCCCACCACAAGGGCGAGCAGCTGCTGGTGATCGGGCAGTACATCGACCAGCTGGACGAGCTCGCCGAACGGCTGGACGCGCCGCTGATCAAGGGCGAGACCTCGGTGAAGGAACGCCAGCGGCTCTTCGACGAGTTCCGCTCCGGCTCGCTGCACACCCTGGTGGTCTCCAAGGTGGCGAACTTCTCGATCGACCTGCCCGAGGCCGCGGTGGCGATCCAGGTTTCCGGTTCGTTCGGATCCCGGCAGGAGGAAGCCCAGCGGCTGGGCCGGCTGCTGCGGCCCAAGTCGGACGGCCGGGCCGCGCGGTTCTACACCGTGGTGGCGCGGGAGACGCTGGACCAGGACTTTGCCGCCAAACGCCAGCGCTTCCTTGCCGAACAGGGCTACGCCTACACCATTCTCGACGCCAAAGATATAGGTAAGACGGGGAGCTGA
- a CDS encoding helicase-associated domain-containing protein, producing MSSIRALADDLAARSDNQLRALLSARPDLCLPPVPDFPALAARACTRISLQRALEKLSRPELDLLETIVLTTDVDAGTGIGADALKPLLVPAPDTTMRQPGNTAEQQLDAYLARLHSLGLLVPVSAEADQPAGFLPVASLPDVLGPYPAGLGRTYAKLAAANAEAGERMVAVVAALRGAGYLLPAVAEGVDSDTGSSPADKASAAARALEAWLSAPGTWEALLAEAPPKTGELLERFRRSPVGTVPQALRNLPVHDGGASPVEWLLARGLLVPVDASHVELPRAAGIAARGGALINPWQTAAPGLGTDEEAASSGTGTARTVRASLRDNAAYSAVAETLRLVSELLVLADTTPVATLRAGGVGVREIKRLADELRIDTGEVAWLLELTAAAGLLTLDVDTSKWRTNDAGTYATLDRHHQWLLLATAWLALDRAPALVGSPAQPGSRPGSQPSVRPDSRPDAAKSGINALAAEASRPDAPAVRRRLLDALAELSVPVGDGTSVAAPAESLVTDYLCWHQPRLCRRFERLVPGMLVEAARLGLLGSGALTELGAALAADEPEEAAELLDRQLPEPLSHFLLQADLTAVAPGYLEPAVNRELALLSTAEGQGPAAIYRFSADSVRRALDAGQDAEGILAFLTRHSATEVPQPLRYLVEDTAARHGAVRVGSMSAYLRSQDLELLDALLADPRAAPLGLRRLAPTVLASKSSARELLHTLRELGYSPAPDKDDDGVALTAAGSTDGAAGSSPAQGGMTRGAGSAPSSFPVRTNPWLLTDEDLQAQLDRLRGAGTPAKSAAGAEAEPLLALETLRKAIRLKRPVRIGIVEPNGTHRHEVLQPLSVGGGRLRVFDAERDSERVVSIHRVMDIELADEAGGKNRSTTDG from the coding sequence ATGTCCTCCATCCGTGCGTTGGCCGATGATTTGGCTGCCCGCAGCGATAATCAGCTGCGGGCGCTGCTGAGCGCCCGCCCGGATTTGTGCCTGCCGCCGGTGCCGGATTTTCCCGCTCTGGCCGCGCGGGCTTGCACCAGAATCAGTTTGCAGCGGGCGCTGGAGAAACTCTCCCGGCCGGAGCTGGACCTGCTCGAAACGATCGTCCTGACCACCGACGTCGACGCCGGCACAGGCATTGGCGCAGACGCCCTCAAACCGCTGCTCGTCCCTGCGCCGGACACCACTATGCGGCAGCCCGGCAACACTGCCGAGCAGCAGCTGGACGCTTACCTCGCCAGGCTGCACTCGCTGGGCCTGCTGGTGCCGGTTTCTGCCGAAGCGGACCAGCCGGCGGGATTCCTGCCGGTGGCCAGCCTGCCTGACGTGCTTGGTCCTTATCCGGCCGGTCTGGGCCGCACCTATGCGAAGCTAGCCGCCGCCAACGCCGAGGCGGGCGAACGGATGGTCGCCGTCGTCGCTGCGCTCAGGGGTGCGGGATACCTGCTGCCCGCCGTGGCCGAGGGTGTCGACAGTGATACGGGGTCGTCTCCGGCGGACAAGGCTTCCGCGGCTGCCCGCGCCCTGGAAGCCTGGCTCTCCGCTCCCGGCACCTGGGAGGCGCTGCTGGCTGAGGCGCCGCCGAAGACCGGCGAGCTGCTAGAGCGGTTCCGCCGCTCGCCGGTGGGCACGGTCCCCCAGGCGCTCCGGAATCTGCCAGTGCACGACGGCGGGGCCTCGCCGGTGGAGTGGCTGCTGGCCCGCGGCCTGCTGGTGCCGGTGGATGCAAGCCACGTTGAGCTGCCTCGCGCCGCCGGGATCGCGGCCCGCGGCGGCGCCCTGATCAACCCCTGGCAAACCGCGGCCCCCGGACTCGGGACGGATGAGGAAGCCGCAAGTTCCGGCACGGGGACAGCGCGGACGGTGCGGGCCAGCCTTCGCGACAATGCCGCCTACTCCGCCGTCGCCGAGACTTTGCGGCTGGTCTCCGAGCTCCTGGTGCTCGCGGACACGACGCCGGTGGCAACCCTGCGCGCCGGCGGTGTCGGCGTGAGGGAAATCAAGCGGTTGGCGGATGAGCTACGCATCGACACCGGCGAGGTGGCCTGGCTGCTCGAGCTGACTGCCGCGGCCGGGCTGCTCACCTTGGACGTGGATACCAGCAAGTGGAGGACCAACGACGCCGGCACTTACGCCACGCTCGACCGTCACCATCAGTGGCTGCTGCTGGCCACGGCCTGGCTGGCACTCGACCGCGCGCCCGCGCTGGTGGGCTCCCCGGCCCAGCCTGGTTCCCGGCCGGGTTCCCAGCCAAGTGTGCGGCCGGACTCCCGGCCGGACGCGGCGAAGTCCGGCATTAATGCCCTCGCCGCGGAAGCGTCGCGTCCCGACGCACCCGCCGTCCGCCGTCGTTTGCTTGATGCCCTCGCCGAACTCTCCGTCCCGGTTGGCGACGGCACATCGGTGGCGGCCCCGGCGGAGTCCCTGGTGACCGATTACCTCTGCTGGCACCAGCCGCGGCTCTGTCGCCGTTTCGAGCGTTTGGTTCCGGGCATGCTGGTCGAGGCCGCGCGGCTGGGCCTGCTCGGCTCCGGCGCATTGACCGAGCTGGGTGCCGCACTGGCCGCCGACGAGCCGGAAGAGGCCGCGGAGCTGCTGGATCGGCAGTTGCCGGAACCACTGAGCCACTTCCTGCTGCAGGCGGATCTCACTGCCGTGGCCCCGGGGTACCTGGAGCCGGCCGTGAACCGCGAACTCGCGCTGCTTTCCACCGCCGAGGGGCAAGGTCCGGCCGCCATCTACCGGTTCTCCGCGGATTCCGTCCGCCGTGCCTTGGACGCGGGGCAGGACGCCGAGGGCATCCTCGCCTTCCTGACCCGCCACTCGGCCACGGAGGTGCCGCAGCCCCTGCGCTACCTTGTCGAAGACACCGCCGCTCGGCATGGTGCCGTCCGGGTGGGCAGCATGTCCGCCTATTTGCGCAGCCAGGACCTCGAACTCCTGGACGCGCTGCTGGCGGATCCGCGGGCCGCGCCGCTGGGGCTGCGGAGGCTGGCGCCCACCGTGCTGGCGTCGAAGTCGAGCGCCCGCGAACTGCTGCACACCCTGCGCGAGCTCGGCTACTCCCCCGCACCGGATAAGGACGACGACGGCGTTGCCCTCACCGCTGCGGGTAGCACCGACGGCGCGGCGGGTAGTAGCCCTGCGCAAGGTGGGATGACCCGAGGAGCCGGCAGCGCGCCGTCGTCGTTCCCGGTCCGGACCAATCCCTGGCTGCTCACGGACGAAGACCTGCAGGCCCAGCTGGACCGGTTGCGCGGAGCGGGCACGCCGGCCAAGTCCGCCGCCGGCGCCGAAGCCGAACCGCTGCTGGCCTTGGAAACCCTGCGCAAGGCGATCCGGCTCAAGCGGCCGGTGCGGATCGGGATTGTGGAGCCCAACGGAACCCACCGGCACGAAGTGCTGCAGCCGCTCTCTGTGGGCGGCGGTCGGCTGCGCGTTTTCGACGCCGAGCGAGACAGCGAGCGCGTGGTCTCGATCCACCGCGTGATGGACATCGAGCTGGCCGACGAGGCCGGCGGCAAGAACAGGAGTACCACCGATGGCTGA
- a CDS encoding cold-shock protein, whose translation MPIGKVKWFDTEKGFGFLATDEGQEVFLHASALPAGVTEVKAGTRMEFGVAEGRRGAQALSARIIDAKPSVAKAVRKPAEDMAVITEDLIKLLDDISNGLRKGRYPDKAHSAKVAAVLRHVADQLDV comes from the coding sequence GTGCCCATCGGCAAGGTCAAATGGTTTGACACGGAAAAAGGTTTTGGATTCCTGGCCACGGATGAGGGCCAGGAAGTGTTCCTGCACGCCTCCGCCCTTCCGGCCGGTGTCACCGAGGTCAAGGCCGGTACCCGTATGGAGTTCGGCGTAGCCGAGGGACGCCGTGGAGCGCAGGCCCTGTCTGCCCGCATCATCGATGCCAAGCCGTCGGTCGCGAAGGCCGTCCGGAAGCCGGCAGAAGACATGGCCGTCATCACCGAGGACCTCATCAAGCTGCTCGACGACATCTCCAACGGGCTCCGCAAGGGCCGCTATCCCGACAAGGCGCACTCGGCCAAGGTCGCTGCCGTGCTGCGCCACGTCGCGGATCAGCTGGACGTCTGA
- a CDS encoding DUF3027 domain-containing protein, whose product MEPTVDTAAESPAPVRRRPAAKRPAKLDALLAAAVDRARQGVLEMAPAEQVGDHVGVVAEAERLVVHRFESKLPGYIGWQWFASLARAPRSKEITVCEIGLLPSEKSLLAPDWVPWAERVRPEEAAAEAESIADENNDGENNDGAGQAADEAVNDADGAAEAGRVGEAAAPAAVDGSADQASADPDRSTPATSEASTPDSATSENTDSADAVLEPSSSETSADEPVADELGSDAATAEANAEAAEAGPETAGVHLEAPETTPYPEATA is encoded by the coding sequence GTGGAACCAACAGTAGACACCGCCGCGGAAAGCCCTGCTCCGGTCCGACGCCGGCCCGCTGCCAAGCGGCCCGCCAAACTGGATGCGCTGCTGGCCGCTGCCGTGGACCGTGCCCGTCAGGGCGTGCTCGAGATGGCCCCGGCGGAACAGGTCGGCGACCATGTGGGTGTGGTGGCGGAAGCCGAGCGCCTGGTGGTCCACCGGTTCGAATCCAAACTCCCCGGCTACATCGGCTGGCAGTGGTTCGCCTCGCTGGCGCGCGCACCGCGGAGCAAGGAGATCACGGTCTGCGAAATCGGCCTGCTGCCCTCGGAGAAGTCGTTGCTGGCGCCGGACTGGGTTCCGTGGGCCGAGCGGGTCCGTCCGGAAGAGGCCGCCGCGGAAGCCGAGAGCATCGCGGACGAAAACAACGACGGCGAAAACAACGACGGCGCCGGGCAGGCCGCGGACGAAGCCGTGAACGACGCCGATGGCGCAGCCGAAGCTGGCCGGGTAGGCGAAGCTGCCGCTCCAGCCGCCGTGGACGGATCTGCTGATCAAGCATCGGCCGACCCGGATCGTTCAACTCCAGCAACCTCGGAAGCCTCAACTCCTGACTCCGCAACTTCGGAGAACACAGACTCAGCGGACGCAGTGCTTGAGCCCTCGTCATCGGAGACCTCGGCTGACGAACCTGTTGCGGACGAGCTCGGCTCGGACGCGGCGACAGCTGAGGCTAATGCGGAGGCAGCTGAGGCCGGACCGGAGACAGCCGGGGTCCACCTCGAGGCACCTGAGACCACCCCGTACCCGGAGGCAACCGCCTAA